A window from Kwoniella pini CBS 10737 chromosome 1, complete sequence encodes these proteins:
- a CDS encoding glutamate-tRNA ligase has product MRPKIVPFSRLVIPRRPICKRCHSTSSPTPSSSSSSPSIIVPRLRFAPSPTGHLHLGGLRTALFNHILARKWKGKWLLRIEDTDRTRFTEGAVDSLRGALDWAGLNYDEGVGIGGSHGPYTQSERLDIYHHYTKELLSRNEAYECFCSPDELEAIKTSLKAQGQRHSYDGRCRHITDEEKVRKKKAGEKFVVRYKSSNESMDIPPDLIFGNHQPSAPTSGFDDFVLMKSDGWPTYHLASVVDDHQMEISHVLRGEEWLPSIPKHHSLYKAFGWTPPQFAHLPLLCNPDGTKLSKRKGDTFVQHYMKQGYEPSALLNFLALMGWDYHSALSSKTTLDPHIRNDGNSLYELFTLDQLIDLFDIKHIANRKASVNISKLDFLNKMTLRRMSDRLGKDGHMVNLGKVNIITGEGESKERLKLINRFQDRLRKEKALKGCELVENINFVEKVFDAELPRTILLNEMPMHSIFYFKSPIYECHESQLILKDLNLRIYCQYVTLFADTLQEKSSFKKEELNEDFIWDIIHSLLNQLNLEKKPKLLIPIRHALTERKKGPSIPELVTILGLDETLSRLRKGVEYVKQLDQIKKGQMDN; this is encoded by the exons ATGAGACCAAAGATTGTCCCTTTCAGTCGACTAGTGATACCGAGACGACCGATATGTAAACGATGTCATTCCACTTCCAGTCCAACACCTTCgtcttcctcctcttctccttcaataATCGTACCTAGACTTCGATTTGCGCCTTCTCCTACGGGTCATTTACACTTGGGTGGATTACGAACAGCCTTATTCAATCACATTTTAGCGAGAAAGTGGAAAGGTAAATGGTTATTGAGAATAGAAGATACAGATAGG ACTAGATTCACGGAGGGTGCTGTAGATAGTCTTAGAGGAGCTTTAGATTGGGCAGGATTAAATTATGATGAAG GCGTTGGTATAGGTGGAAGTCATGGACCGTATACTCAG TCAGAAAGATTAGATATCTACCATCATTATACAAAAGAGCTTTTATCC CGAAACGAAGCGTACGAATGCTTTTGCTCACCGGATGAACTTGAAGCTATTAAAACTTCTCTGAAAGCTCAAGGACAACGGCATAGCTACGATGGAAGATGTAGACATATaacagatgaagagaaagtcagaaagaagaaagctgGGGAGAAATTTGTAGTGCGGTATAAG TCGTCGAACGAATCGATGGACATTCCTCCGGATTTGATTTTCGGGAATCACCAACCTTCAGCACCTACTTCGGGATTCGATGATTTTGTATTAATGAAATCGGATGGATGGCCTACTTATCATCTAGCAAGTGTGGTAGATGATCATCAGATGGAGATAAGTCATGTGCTAAGGGGAGAA GAATGGCTTCCATCAATACCGAAACATCATTCATTATATAAAGCATTTGGTTGGACACCACCTCAATTCGCtcatttacctttattGTGTAATCCGGATGGAACAAAATTGAGTAAAAGGAAAGGTGACACCTTTGTACAACATTATATG AAACAAGGCTATGAACCCTCTGCATTACTAAATTTCCTGGCTTTGATGGGATGGGATTATCATTCtgctttatcatcaaaaacaaCTTTAGATCCTCATATACGTAATGATGGAAATTCATTATACGAATTATTTACATTAGATCAATTAATagatttatttgatattaaaCATATAGCAAATCGAAAAGCTTCTGTcaatatttcaaaattagattttttaaataaaatgaCTTTAAGAAGAATGTCAGATagattaggtaaagatggaCATATGGTTAATTTGGGTAAAGTAAATATAATTacaggagaaggtgaaagtaAGGAAagattaaaattgataaatagATTTCAAGATCGtttgagaaaagaaaaagcatTAAAAGGATG TGAATTagttgaaaatataaattttgttgaaaaagTTTTCGATGCTGAATTG CCACGAACAATACTACTTAATGAAATGCCAATGCATTCaatcttttattttaaaTCACCAATATATGAATGTCATGAATCACAATTAATATTAAAAGATCTTAATTTAAGAATATATT GTCAATATGTTACATTATTTGCAGATACTTTACAAGAAAAATCTagttttaaaaaagaagaattgaatgaagatTTTATATGGGATATAATTCATTctttattaaatcaattaaatttagaaaaaaaaccaaaattgTTAATTCCAATTAGACATGCTTTAACAGAGAGGAAG AAAGGTCCAAGTATACCTGAATTAGTAACCATCTTAGGATTAGATGAAACTTTATCAAGATTACGCAAAGGAGTGGAATATGTCAAGcaacttgatcaaattaaaaaaggGCAAATGGACAATTAA
- a CDS encoding threonine ammonia-lyase, biosynthetic codes for MVATNGLAIPSRANGISSSSSHSFSKSPPSYMEYTSSAPFPPATKHDDNEEIPSHLYEKLPNHILETNSKGQKTPDYLKMILMSKVYSSPLNLKETPLTHAVNLSAKLGNEIWLKREDLQPVFSFKIRGAYNMMASLSEEEKKKGVVTCSAGNHAQGVALSGHSLGIPAIVVMPVSTPSIKWRNVQRLGAKVVLHGRDFDEAKAECSRLEKSEGLTFIPPFDDPYVVAGQGTIAMEICRQVRDANEISGIFASVGGGGLTAGISAYIKRVAAPSVKVHGVETVDGDAMDRSLKKGSRVTLDEVGPFADGTAVRIVGEEPFRVCKEYLDGVVLVNNDEICAAIKDVFEETRSIPEPSGALALAGLKAHILRNNLVGANKKFVAVISGGNMNFGRLRFVAERAEIGERREVLISIKVPEKPGSFLKFHSLLEGRAVTEFTYRYSSPQTGYIICSFILSCASSSATGPTPEARQKEINELFENFKKEGIEAFDLSEDEFAKSHVRHLVGGRSDVEDERLFRFEFPERPGALGNFLKGMKSDWNISMFHYRNHGSDVGKVLIGIQVPKDSYDAFGDFLSELGYVYVEETQNPAYISLLRTQA; via the exons ATGGTAGCTACGAACGG TCTAGCTATACCTTCGAGGGCCAACGgcatttcctcttcatcctctcaCTCATTCTCCAAATCACCACCGTCCTACATGGAATATACATCTTCAGCCCCATTCCCACCAGCAACAAAGCACGATGATAACGAAGAGATACCCTCCCACTTATACGAGAAGCTACCAAATCATATACTGGAGACGAATTCCAAAGGTCAAAAAACTCCAGACTATCttaaaatgatattgatgt CTAAAGTTTATTCTTCAccattgaatttgaaagaaacTCCCCTGACTCATGCTGTCAATCTGTCTGCCAAACTTGGTAACGAA ATATGGCTCAAAAGGGAAGATTTGCAACCTGTATTTTCCTTTAAAATTCGAGGTGCTTACAATATGATGGCTTCCTTGAgcgaagaagagaagaaaaaaggtGTTGTGACATGTAGTGCGG GTAATCACGCACAAGGAGTTGCTTTATCTGGTCATTCTCTTGGTATACCAGCAATAGTTGTTATGCCAGTATCAACACCTTCTATAAAATGGCGTAACGTTCAAAGATTAGGTGCAAAAGTTGTACTTCATGGAAGGgattttgatgaagcaAAAGCAGAATGTAGTAGATTAGAAAAATCAGAAGGATTAACATTTATACCAccatttgatgatccatATGTGGTGGCTGGACAAGGAACTATAGCAATGGAAATTTGTCGTCAAGTAAGAGATGcgaatgaaatttcaggAATATTCGCTTCTgttggaggtggtggtttGACCGCTGGTATATCCGCATACATTAAACGTGTAGCTGCTCCAAGTGTAAAAGTTCACGGAGTAGAAACTGTTGATGGAGATGCAATGGATCGATCACTTAAAAAAGGCTCAAGAGTAACTTTAGATGAAGTTGGTCCTTTTGCGGATGGTACAGCAGTTAGAATCGTAGGTGAAGAACCTTTTAGAGTGTGTAAAGAATATTTAGATGGAGTTGTATTGGtcaataatgatgaaatctGCGCGGCTATAAAAGATGTTTTCGAGG AGACACGTTCCATACCTGAACCATCTGGCGCTTTGGCATTAGCAGGATTGAAAGCTCATATACTTCGAAATAACCTTGTTGGAGCAAATAAGAAATTTGTAGCTGTTATTTCAGGAGGAAATATGAATTTCGGTAGATTAAGATTCGTAGCTGAACGTGCTGAAATTggtgaaagaagagaagttTTAATAAGTATAAAAGTACCTGAAAAACCAGGATC ATTTTTAAAATTCCATTCTTTATTAGAAGGTCGAGCAGTTACAGAATTTACATATAGATATTCATCTCCTCAGACAGGTTATATTATATGTTCATTCATTTTATCATgcgcttcttcttctgcaaCTGGTCCAACACCTGAAGCTagacaaaaagaaataaatgaattatttgaaaattttaaaaaagaaggtattgaagcttttgatttaagtgaagatgaatttgcaAAATCTCATGTAAGACATTTGGTTGGTGGAAGAagtgatgttgaagatgaaagattatttaGATTTG AATTTCCTGAAAGACCTGGAGCTTTAGGTAATTTCTTAAAAGGTATGAAATCGGATTGGAATATATCAATGTTTCATTATCGAAATCATGGATCAG ATGTCGGAAAGGTACTCATTGGTATACAAGTGCCCAAAGATTCGTATGACGCATTTGGCGATTTCTTGAGCGAATTAGGATATGTGTACGTGGAGGAAACTCAAAATCCAGCGTATATCTCTTTGTTGAGAACACAAGCGTGA
- a CDS encoding mitochondrial 37S ribosomal protein bS16m — translation MPVRIRLARYGFKKNPLYHIVAINSKRPREGKPLETLGIYDPIPRLRKGIIIPSEANVFDLKGQEQTKTKELIKKEKEIKWDINRINYWLSVGAQPTRTVVKLLERGGVLKTPHKWQHTWSPEPSTISSSSSSASSSLPTTKQTISQQS, via the exons ATGCCAGTTCGAATTAGATTAGCAAGATAtggatttaaaaaaaatccaTTATATCATATAGTAgcaataaattcaaaacgTCCAAGAGAAGGTAAACCATTAGAAACTTTAGGTATTTATGATCCAATACCAAGATTAAGAAAAGGTATAATAATACCTTCTGAAGCaaatgtatttgatttaaaaggACAAGAacaaacaaaaacaaaagaattaattaaaaaagaaaaagaaattaaatggGATATTAATAGAATAAATTATTGGTTAAGTGTTGGTGCTCAACCTACTAGAACTGTAGTTAAACTTTTAGAAAGA GGAGGAGTATTAAAAACACCTCATAAATGGCAACATACTTGGTCACCTGAACCTTCTAcaatatcttcatcctcatcctcagcatcatcatcactacCAACAACGAAACAAACAATATCACAACAATCATAA
- a CDS encoding 6-phosphogluconate dehydrogenase, decarboxylating 1, whose protein sequence is MASEQLADVGLIGLAVMGQNLILNMNDKGFKVVAYNRTTSKVDAFLANEAKGTNIVGAHSIQELCSKLARPRRIILLVKAGQAVDDFIAQLEPHLEKGDIIIDGGNSHYPDSIRRTHELEAKGLLFVGSGVSGGEEGARNGPSLMPGGSDAAWPHIKEIFQKTAAQAEGEPCCDWVGETGSGHYVKMVHNGIEYGDMQLIAEAYDILKRGLDLEETEIADIFTKWNTGVLDSFLIEITRDILKFNDTDGVPMVRKILDKAGQKGTGKWTAIDALDNGMPLTLIGEAVFARCLSAVKDERVRASKVIAAPERQPFQGDKQQFIDDLEQALYASKIISYAQGFMLMREAAKVNSWHLNNAGIAAMWRGGCIIKSVFLSDITAAYRENPELENLLVSPFFLSALSKAQAGWRRVIAQSTLWGIPIPAFTTALSFFDGYRTETLPANLIQAQRDFFGAHTFRVVPGMGNDHLKEGEDVHVKWTATSGNVSSSTYNA, encoded by the exons ATGGCTTCTGAACAACT CGCTGATGTCGGTCTTATTGGTTTGGCCGTTATG GGTCAAAACTTGATCCTTAACATGAATGACAAAGGTTTCAAGGTTGTTGCTTACAACCG AACCACCTCCAAGGTTGATGCTTTCCTTGCCAACGAGGCTAAGG GAACCAACATCGTTGGAGCTCACTCTATCCAAGAACTCTGTTCCAAACTCGCCAGACCTAGAAGAATTATCTTACTTGTCAAGGCCGGTCAAGCTGTTGATGACTTCATTGCTCAACTCGAACCCCACCTCGAAAAGGGTGATATCATCATTGACGGTGGTAACTCCCACTACCCCGACTCCATCCGAAGAACCCACGAGCTTGAAGCTAAGGGTCTCCTCTTCGTCGGTTCCGGTGTATcaggtggtgaagaaggtgctAGAAACGGTCCTTCTTTGATGCCAGGTGGTTCCGACGCTGCTTGGCCACACATCAAGGAAATCTTCCAAAAGACTGCCGCTCaagctgaaggtgaacCATGTTGTGATTGGGTCGGAGAAACCGGTTCCGGACACTACGTCAAGATGGTCCACAACGGTATCGAGTACGGAGATATGCAATTGATTGCTGAGGCTTACGACATTCTCAAGAGAGGTCTTGACCTCGAAGAAACTGAGATCGCCGACATTTTCACCAAATGGAACACCGGTGTTCTCGACTCTTTCCTCATTGAAATCACCCGAGATATCCTCAAATTCAACGACACTGACGGTGTACCAATGGTCCGAAAGATCCTCGATAAAGCCGGTCAAAAAGGTACCGGTAAATGGACTGCCATCGATGCTCTCGACAACGGTATGCCCCTTACTCTTATCGGTGAGGCAGTTTTCGCTCGATGTCTTTCCGCCGTTAAAGACGAACGAGTAAGAGCTTCCAAAGTCATTGCTGCTCCCGAGAGACAACCATTCCAAGGTGACAAACAACAATTCATTGA TGACCTCGAGCAAGCTCTTTACGCTTCCAAGATCATTTCTTACGCTCAAGGTTTCATGCTTATGAGAGAGGCTGCTAAGGTTAACAGCTGGCACTTGAACAACGCTGGTATTGCCGCTATGTGGAGAGGTGGAtgtatcatcaaatccGTCTTCTTGTCAGACATCACCGCCGCTTACCGAGAAAACCCTGAACTCGAGAACTTGTTGGTTTCtccattcttcttgagcGCCCTCTCTAAGGCTCAAGCCGGTTGGAGACGAGTCATTGCTCAATCCACTCTTTGGGGTATCCCAATTCCTGCTTTCACCACCGCTTTGTCCTTCTTCGATGGTTACAGAACCGAAACTTTACCTGCCAACCTTATCCAAGCTCAACGAGACTTCTTCGGTGCTCACACTTTCAGAGTCGTTCCTGGTATGGGTAACGATCACCtcaaagaaggtgaagatgttCACGTTAAATGGACTGCTACTTCTGGTAACgtctcttcttccacttACAACGCTTAG